Proteins encoded by one window of Syntrophorhabdaceae bacterium:
- a CDS encoding HNH endonuclease signature motif containing protein, giving the protein MPFDKTEAAQLLADCGRRCCICGHLHRVQVHHIVPGDDKIENGIPLCPPCHDEVHTDYSQGRTTRVYTPVELKMHRKRTIDLTKKEGKWKPGSPEWRRDKKLVTFFAQCLDRPAFRTYFHQEMSFADFDEAMQDTLLALNTGYWKTRDGTVLERSLGKSCVVNPRWREELDKIAAIVEEIRRRFADSVGLHRMLLHFQGRSGFKPPDAVLRANLGLGQWMDEERQQAIDIMNAILRDLQMQPLANLRT; this is encoded by the coding sequence ATGCCATTCGATAAGACAGAAGCAGCTCAGCTACTGGCCGACTGCGGCAGGCGGTGTTGCATATGCGGACATCTCCACCGCGTCCAAGTGCATCATATAGTTCCAGGTGACGACAAGATCGAGAATGGCATTCCCCTCTGCCCTCCTTGTCACGATGAGGTGCACACCGACTACTCACAAGGCCGGACAACCAGGGTCTATACACCAGTTGAATTGAAGATGCACCGTAAACGGACGATTGATCTCACCAAGAAGGAAGGGAAATGGAAACCAGGTAGTCCCGAGTGGCGCAGGGACAAGAAACTCGTCACCTTCTTTGCCCAGTGTCTTGATCGGCCCGCTTTTAGAACCTACTTCCACCAAGAGATGAGTTTCGCTGACTTCGATGAAGCAATGCAAGACACCCTCCTCGCTTTGAATACGGGGTATTGGAAGACAAGGGACGGAACTGTGTTGGAGCGTTCACTAGGCAAGTCGTGCGTAGTTAACCCACGATGGCGCGAGGAGCTGGACAAGATCGCAGCCATAGTCGAGGAGATTCGCAGACGATTCGCGGATTCTGTGGGACTACACAGAATGCTCCTCCATTTTCAGGGCCGATCGGGTTTTAAACCGCCCGACGCGGTTCTGCGGGCCAACCTAGGTCTTGGTCAATGGATGGATGAAGAGCGTCAACAAGCCATAGACATAATGAATGCGATCCTGAGAGACCTCCAGATGCAACCCCTTGCAAATCTGCGGACATGA
- a CDS encoding nuclear transport factor 2 family protein yields MDRQMQDVMIIRDLIERWAVYRDSLLWDKFRTIWHEDGRMKATWFDGPYEEFIKTTEEGVKHGLNIMHILGGSAIEVKEGRATSLTRFVILQRAMLDGILCDVTTYARHQDLWEKRKSKWGLVSRETICDKDRIDPVNINQKINLDETILGQFPVEYKYLAYLQTKIGYNVDRDVPRLSGGESLIALYERAKNWLLKAR; encoded by the coding sequence GTGGACAGACAAATGCAAGATGTTATGATTATCAGGGATCTCATTGAAAGATGGGCTGTATATCGAGATTCTCTACTTTGGGATAAATTTAGAACCATCTGGCACGAAGATGGCAGGATGAAAGCGACGTGGTTTGATGGTCCGTATGAAGAATTTATAAAGACAACTGAAGAAGGAGTAAAACACGGTCTTAATATAATGCATATTCTTGGTGGATCAGCCATAGAAGTTAAAGAAGGAAGAGCAACTTCATTGACAAGGTTCGTTATTTTACAAAGAGCTATGCTTGATGGAATACTATGTGATGTAACTACATATGCACGACATCAAGATTTATGGGAGAAAAGGAAGAGCAAGTGGGGATTGGTAAGCCGCGAAACAATTTGCGATAAAGATAGGATTGATCCAGTAAATATAAATCAAAAAATAAACCTGGATGAAACTATATTAGGTCAATTTCCGGTGGAATATAAGTACTTGGCATATCTCCAAACAAAAATTGGATATAATGTAGATCGAGATGTCCCGAGACTAAGTGGCGGAGAATCCCTGATTGCTCTATATGAAAGAGCAAAAAATTGGCTTTTGAAGGCACGCTGA
- a CDS encoding amidohydrolase family protein: protein MKRTERFMVGRWRILLFIILILFVHVPSFAGPYRPIEPLPPGIVDIHCHVAGIGAGNSGCFVSSKLRGSWKFKIYLRAFGVSQSELEEKGDGLIADRTSELLSQSTFVKKAVLLALDGIVGKDGMLDTNRTEIYVPNEFVADAVARHNNLLFGASVNPYRKDGLERLDWAKAHGAVLVKWIPSIMEIDPSDPRIIPFYRKLVELNLPLLSHAGQERSFTSAADGFCDPDKLRLPLSLGVRVIAAHIASTGRYHGERSSDRLARLMREYPNLYSDISSLTLINKHYYLKEALTRPEFKERLLYGSDFPLINTALASPWQYGLQLSPKQLIEISKAKNPWDADVLLKHYLGTPTEIFARSGQFFAQDASKPSLP from the coding sequence ATGAAACGAACAGAAAGATTCATGGTGGGGCGATGGCGAATACTCCTCTTTATTATATTGATTCTATTTGTGCACGTGCCATCATTCGCCGGGCCGTACCGCCCAATTGAGCCTCTGCCGCCAGGGATAGTGGACATACATTGTCACGTTGCGGGGATTGGAGCCGGCAACAGTGGATGTTTCGTTTCATCGAAGCTACGTGGCAGTTGGAAATTCAAGATTTACTTGCGGGCTTTCGGTGTATCACAAAGTGAGTTGGAAGAAAAAGGCGATGGCTTGATAGCGGACCGAACTTCAGAATTGCTCTCACAAAGCACATTCGTCAAAAAAGCCGTGTTGCTTGCGTTGGACGGGATTGTCGGCAAGGATGGAATGCTCGACACGAATCGGACCGAGATTTACGTGCCGAACGAGTTCGTTGCTGATGCGGTGGCGAGACACAACAATCTGCTCTTCGGCGCTTCGGTTAATCCTTATCGCAAAGACGGCCTGGAGCGTCTGGATTGGGCCAAGGCGCACGGTGCAGTGCTCGTGAAATGGATTCCTTCGATCATGGAAATTGATCCATCCGATCCGCGTATAATACCGTTTTATCGCAAGCTCGTCGAGTTGAATCTTCCGTTGCTGTCTCATGCCGGTCAGGAGCGTTCTTTCACTTCCGCAGCCGACGGTTTCTGCGATCCGGACAAACTGCGGCTGCCGTTGAGCCTGGGCGTGAGGGTCATTGCCGCGCACATAGCATCTACCGGAAGATATCACGGTGAGCGGAGCAGCGACCGACTCGCTCGTTTGATGCGTGAATATCCGAACCTGTATTCGGACATTTCCTCACTAACCCTGATAAACAAACATTATTATCTGAAGGAAGCACTCACACGGCCCGAGTTCAAGGAGAGACTTCTCTATGGCTCGGATTTTCCGCTCATCAATACCGCCCTCGCTTCCCCGTGGCAGTACGGTCTGCAACTTTCTCCGAAGCAATTGATTGAGATTTCCAAAGCAAAGAATCCATGGGATGCGGACGTGCTGCTCAAACACTATCTCGGCACGCCAACGGAAATCTTTGCTCGTTCTGGGCAGTTCTTTGCGCAAGATGCATCTAAACCCTCGTTGCCATAA
- a CDS encoding SDR family oxidoreductase translates to MKPLEGKVALVTGASRGIGRAISIGLSQQGANLVLAARSMSDLEATRNHILQYGVMAEVVPTDVTSEQQIVVLFQETLERFGKLDILVNNAGVFVNEPIDRMSTETWDWVINIELRAAFICTREAMRIMKKQGGGRIINIGSISAQRVRPFTAPYNSAKFGLVGLTHTTALEGREFGITCGCLHPGVTGDRERDGSPRNPRVMMSYEEIASTAVYMACQPPDINILELIQLPREQPYLGRG, encoded by the coding sequence ATGAAGCCCTTGGAAGGTAAGGTCGCCCTGGTTACCGGCGCCAGCCGGGGAATTGGCCGCGCTATATCGATTGGTCTATCGCAACAAGGAGCCAACCTGGTACTGGCAGCCCGTAGCATGTCTGACCTGGAAGCGACCCGGAATCATATCCTTCAATATGGGGTGATGGCTGAAGTAGTGCCAACCGATGTTACCAGTGAACAGCAGATCGTGGTCTTATTTCAAGAAACTCTGGAACGTTTTGGAAAACTGGATATCTTAGTCAACAATGCAGGTGTTTTTGTTAATGAACCGATTGATCGAATGTCCACCGAGACCTGGGACTGGGTGATAAACATTGAACTCCGAGCAGCCTTTATCTGCACACGGGAGGCCATGCGTATCATGAAGAAACAGGGAGGCGGACGAATCATCAACATCGGCAGCATCTCGGCCCAGCGTGTCCGTCCGTTTACCGCACCTTACAATAGCGCCAAGTTTGGCCTGGTTGGTTTGACTCACACCACAGCTTTGGAAGGACGGGAGTTCGGCATCACCTGCGGGTGTTTGCACCCCGGCGTTACTGGAGACCGAGAACGGGACGGCAGCCCCCGCAATCCCAGGGTCATGATGTCTTACGAAGAAATCGCCAGCACCGCCGTGTATATGGCCTGCCAGCCGCCCGATATCAATATTCTGGAGCTCATTCAGTTACCCCGAGAACAACCATATTTGGGAAGGGGGTGA
- a CDS encoding D-glycerate dehydrogenase has product MTPRIYITRKLPFPAIDSIADSCDVVFHEGEESPGREEFLKNLADKDGILCLVADHVDKEAIDSAPNLKVISTMSAGFEHIDVAYATAKGIYVGYAPDALTDATADLAFSLLLAAARRVPEGDQFMRQRKWKISWSPLFHLGKAVWESTLGIIGMGKIGKAMMTRAKGFNMRILYTDPVRMSIEEENRLGVSFKSLNDLLKESDFVSVHVPVTEMTRHLINEERLKLMKPSAILINASRGATVDEAALVRALQEKWIAGAALDVYEREPVADDNPLLDLENVVLVPHIGSATVEARTKMAETAALNLISVLKGETPPRLLNPEVMAVRPLSQVKML; this is encoded by the coding sequence ATGACACCGAGAATTTACATAACCAGGAAATTACCCTTTCCCGCGATCGACTCGATCGCCGATTCTTGCGACGTGGTTTTCCACGAAGGCGAAGAATCCCCCGGACGGGAGGAGTTTCTCAAGAATTTAGCCGACAAAGACGGCATTCTCTGCCTCGTAGCCGATCACGTCGATAAAGAGGCGATAGATAGCGCACCGAACCTCAAGGTCATCTCCACCATGAGCGCCGGCTTTGAGCACATCGATGTAGCGTACGCCACGGCAAAGGGTATATATGTGGGCTACGCACCGGACGCCCTGACCGACGCCACGGCTGACCTTGCCTTCTCGCTCCTTCTCGCCGCTGCGCGCCGTGTACCCGAGGGTGATCAGTTCATGCGCCAGCGAAAATGGAAGATATCGTGGTCGCCGCTCTTCCATTTGGGCAAGGCTGTGTGGGAGAGTACGCTCGGCATCATCGGTATGGGAAAGATCGGCAAGGCCATGATGACGCGCGCAAAAGGCTTCAATATGCGCATCCTCTATACGGATCCTGTGCGCATGAGTATAGAAGAGGAGAATAGATTGGGCGTGAGCTTCAAATCTCTCAACGATCTTCTCAAAGAATCCGATTTCGTAAGTGTGCACGTACCCGTCACTGAAATGACGCGCCATCTGATCAACGAGGAGCGCTTGAAGCTCATGAAACCGTCCGCCATCTTGATTAACGCGTCCAGGGGGGCGACCGTGGACGAGGCCGCTCTCGTGAGGGCACTTCAAGAGAAATGGATAGCGGGAGCGGCCCTCGACGTATACGAGCGGGAGCCCGTGGCAGATGACAATCCACTTCTTGATCTGGAAAATGTTGTCCTGGTTCCCCATATTGGCAGCGCGACGGTTGAAGCGCGGACAAAGATGGCCGAGACGGCAGCGCTCAATCTGATCTCGGTGCTCAAGGGAGAGACCCCTCCCCGTCTTCTTAACCCCGAGGTCATGGCCGTCAGACCCCTCTCACAGGTAAAGATGCTGTAA
- a CDS encoding glutaredoxin family protein, with product MKVNHVEGTDKGNLLIYTLSTCIWCKKTKAFLDSLGVGYDFVEVDAASEEDREAALTEIKRFNPQCSFPTLVVNDKQCIVGYDEAKIKGVLGL from the coding sequence ATGAAAGTAAACCACGTTGAAGGTACTGACAAGGGAAACCTGCTCATCTATACCTTAAGCACCTGCATCTGGTGCAAAAAAACCAAGGCCTTTCTCGACAGCCTCGGCGTGGGCTACGATTTCGTGGAAGTCGATGCGGCCTCCGAGGAGGACAGAGAAGCGGCCCTGACCGAGATCAAACGTTTCAACCCGCAATGCTCTTTCCCCACCCTCGTGGTCAACGACAAGCAATGCATCGTCGGGTACGATGAGGCAAAAATCAAGGGGGTGCTGGGTCTATGA
- a CDS encoding ferredoxin-thioredoxin reductase catalytic domain-containing protein, protein MSNEESELLRQIDLYYERLTRQASASGYHLNPDTEFTKALIAGLIVNEKRYGYGSCPCRLAAENRDKDLDIVCPCDYRDPDIAEFGACYCALYVSEAVAKGEKKLSVVPERRLPPEKRAATRPAGARIRLDGLTYPVWRCRVCGYLCAREEPPQVCPICKAGKERFEQFI, encoded by the coding sequence ATGAGCAACGAAGAGAGCGAACTTCTCCGGCAGATTGATCTCTACTACGAGAGGCTCACCAGGCAAGCTTCAGCATCGGGTTACCATCTCAACCCCGATACGGAATTCACCAAGGCGCTCATCGCCGGCCTCATCGTGAACGAGAAACGTTACGGATACGGCTCATGCCCCTGCAGACTCGCCGCTGAAAACAGGGACAAAGACCTCGACATCGTCTGCCCCTGCGACTACCGCGACCCGGACATCGCAGAGTTTGGGGCCTGCTACTGCGCCCTCTATGTTTCAGAAGCAGTGGCAAAAGGCGAAAAAAAGTTGTCTGTCGTACCCGAAAGGAGATTACCGCCGGAAAAACGGGCCGCAACCAGGCCCGCCGGGGCACGCATACGCCTCGACGGTCTTACCTATCCCGTGTGGCGATGCAGGGTCTGCGGCTATTTATGCGCCAGAGAAGAGCCGCCTCAAGTGTGTCCCATCTGCAAAGCAGGCAAAGAACGTTTTGAACAATTCATCTGA
- a CDS encoding Lrp/AsnC family transcriptional regulator has product MNNSSEMDATDRAILNMIQDEFPLTEKPFEAIGNRTGISPQEALKRIKRLKQEGYIRRVGLVLESKKLGYKSLLCAARIDPDAIEEVAAVINREPGVTHCYERDGELNLWFTITMGTVDQINEFISRLEKTFSIKLYKFPEKKTFKIKTFFPV; this is encoded by the coding sequence TTGAACAATTCATCTGAGATGGACGCAACAGACCGGGCCATACTCAACATGATCCAGGACGAATTTCCTCTCACGGAAAAACCCTTCGAAGCGATCGGAAATCGGACAGGCATAAGCCCTCAAGAGGCACTGAAAAGAATCAAAAGGTTAAAACAAGAAGGATATATCCGGAGGGTCGGCCTCGTACTGGAAAGCAAGAAACTCGGTTATAAGAGCCTGCTCTGCGCAGCCCGAATCGATCCCGACGCAATCGAAGAAGTCGCGGCAGTGATCAACAGGGAGCCGGGCGTGACGCACTGTTACGAGCGCGACGGCGAGCTAAACCTGTGGTTTACTATTACCATGGGGACCGTCGATCAGATCAACGAATTCATATCACGCCTTGAAAAGACCTTCTCGATCAAATTATACAAGTTCCCCGAGAAGAAAACATTCAAGATCAAGACGTTTTTTCCGGTGTGA
- the polA gene encoding DNA polymerase I, whose protein sequence is MSNISEGQTPQSDIVSQIPDHIIRKRVFLVDGNSYLYRAFYATPHLSNSRGMPTNAIYAFISMIKKLRSEENPDILVIIFDSKAPSFREAISKEYKAQRPPMPGNLATQIPYVKKIMQAMGLPVIEKEGFEADDIIGTVVEHVNAHHDIATYIVTSDKDMMQLVSDRVLIYDTMKNRLIGEKEVLDKLGVKPAHVIDYLALAGDTSDNIPGVPGIGEKTARELVAAMGSFDDIYLNIGEIKKPAVREKLLQGRPLGEMSKTLATIKCDVPIDAGIEDLMAKEEDPQALRKIYRELEFTSLYREIKGENTTRRQWPNKELEQLDTKRVAILASFHGKNAAAFELQAFAASDGEGTFSSQDKREFLYVLSRAEEIVTHNLKPLLAAMINEQNVESKIAHWEPGRVQIFDTMLASYLTNPMRKDYGIGAILEEHLDIALALHGGQSTLTECVPYLFDLKDTLIRAMESLDLTSLFSNIEMPLIDVLARMEHCGVKVDRKILAGLSQDFDRRLTGIIKEIYAFSGEPFNINSPQQLSRVLFDSLKLTPVKKTKTGFSTDTEVLESLSLEHPLPAKILEYRTLTKLKNTYIDVLPTLINPRTGRIHTTYNQMAVSTGRLSSSDPNLQNIPIRGEDGVKIRQAFAAPEGSVLISSDYSQIELRVLAHITGDPVLIDTFLQDQDIHSTVAQNIFGASKDNVTQDMRRTAKVINFGIIYGMSAFGLSKELGISQKEAQQYIENYFERHKAVKEYMEGIVEQCRADGFVRTLFGRIRFIPEINNPDQAVRQLGERAAMNMPIQGTAADIIKMAMINTVDKIEQQGLSSRLILSIHDELLFEVPDGEIGVMEELVKSEMEQVVALKVPLKVSLGKGRNWAEAHE, encoded by the coding sequence ATGAGTAATATCTCCGAAGGACAGACCCCGCAATCTGACATCGTGTCTCAGATCCCCGATCATATCATACGGAAGAGGGTATTTCTCGTTGATGGTAATTCTTATCTCTACAGGGCCTTCTATGCCACGCCGCATCTCTCCAATTCCCGCGGCATGCCCACCAACGCAATCTACGCCTTCATCAGCATGATCAAGAAACTAAGAAGCGAGGAAAACCCCGACATACTCGTCATCATCTTTGATTCAAAAGCGCCTTCTTTTCGCGAGGCAATCTCCAAGGAATATAAAGCGCAGCGGCCGCCCATGCCCGGGAATCTTGCCACGCAGATACCCTACGTCAAAAAGATCATGCAGGCTATGGGTCTACCCGTTATCGAAAAAGAGGGTTTTGAGGCCGACGACATCATCGGCACCGTGGTCGAGCACGTGAATGCCCATCATGACATAGCCACTTACATCGTGACGAGCGACAAAGATATGATGCAGCTTGTCTCAGACAGGGTCCTTATCTACGACACCATGAAGAACCGGTTGATAGGCGAAAAGGAAGTGCTCGATAAGCTCGGGGTGAAACCTGCTCATGTGATCGACTACCTCGCTCTGGCGGGGGACACCTCCGATAATATCCCGGGGGTGCCGGGTATCGGGGAAAAAACCGCCCGTGAGCTTGTCGCCGCCATGGGCTCCTTCGATGACATTTACTTGAACATTGGTGAAATCAAGAAACCGGCAGTGAGAGAGAAACTCCTCCAGGGAAGACCACTGGGCGAGATGAGCAAAACGCTCGCCACGATCAAGTGTGATGTGCCGATAGATGCCGGCATCGAAGACCTCATGGCAAAAGAGGAAGATCCACAGGCCTTAAGAAAGATATACAGGGAGCTGGAATTCACTTCTCTCTATAGGGAAATCAAAGGGGAGAACACTACCCGGAGACAATGGCCCAACAAGGAGCTCGAGCAATTGGATACGAAACGCGTGGCAATACTCGCGTCTTTTCACGGCAAGAACGCTGCAGCGTTTGAGCTTCAGGCCTTCGCCGCGTCCGACGGGGAAGGCACTTTCTCTTCACAGGATAAAAGAGAGTTCCTGTATGTTCTCTCCCGCGCAGAAGAGATCGTTACTCACAACCTGAAACCGCTTCTCGCCGCGATGATAAACGAGCAGAATGTCGAATCTAAAATCGCGCATTGGGAACCCGGAAGAGTGCAGATCTTCGATACCATGCTCGCCTCCTATCTTACAAACCCCATGCGAAAGGACTACGGGATCGGCGCTATCCTCGAAGAACATCTCGATATAGCGCTCGCATTGCATGGAGGACAATCCACCCTCACTGAATGCGTGCCCTACCTGTTCGATCTCAAGGATACTCTCATCAGGGCTATGGAATCTCTGGATCTCACGAGCCTTTTCTCCAACATCGAAATGCCCTTGATCGATGTGCTGGCACGTATGGAACACTGCGGAGTCAAAGTAGACCGGAAGATACTGGCGGGATTGTCACAGGATTTCGACAGAAGACTCACGGGGATTATCAAAGAGATTTATGCCTTTTCCGGGGAACCGTTCAATATCAATTCTCCGCAGCAGCTATCGCGGGTCCTCTTCGATTCGCTCAAGCTCACGCCTGTCAAGAAGACCAAAACGGGTTTCTCCACGGACACGGAGGTACTTGAGTCGCTTTCTCTCGAGCACCCTCTCCCCGCAAAGATTCTTGAATACCGCACCCTGACGAAATTAAAGAACACCTATATTGATGTCCTGCCCACACTCATCAATCCTCGTACGGGTAGAATACACACAACGTACAACCAGATGGCGGTGTCGACGGGAAGGCTTTCAAGTTCGGACCCGAATCTGCAGAATATCCCCATTCGGGGAGAAGACGGGGTAAAGATTCGCCAGGCCTTCGCCGCTCCCGAAGGCTCAGTCCTCATTTCCTCCGACTATTCCCAGATCGAGCTCAGGGTACTGGCCCACATCACGGGCGACCCTGTCCTGATCGACACATTCCTGCAAGATCAGGATATCCATTCGACCGTGGCTCAGAACATCTTCGGCGCAAGCAAAGACAACGTTACCCAGGACATGCGGCGAACGGCCAAGGTGATTAATTTCGGCATCATTTACGGAATGAGCGCTTTCGGACTGTCAAAGGAACTCGGCATTTCACAGAAGGAGGCGCAGCAATACATCGAGAATTACTTTGAACGGCACAAGGCCGTGAAAGAATACATGGAAGGGATCGTCGAGCAATGCCGCGCCGATGGATTCGTAAGGACCCTTTTCGGAAGGATACGTTTCATACCTGAGATTAATAATCCGGATCAGGCCGTGCGGCAGCTGGGAGAGAGAGCCGCCATGAATATGCCGATACAGGGAACCGCGGCTGACATCATCAAAATGGCCATGATCAATACCGTAGACAAAATAGAACAACAAGGACTGTCATCGCGGCTTATCCTTTCAATTCATGACGAACTACTCTTCGAAGTGCCTGATGGTGAAATAGGCGTAATGGAAGAACTTGTCAAAAGCGAAATGGAACAGGTTGTCGCCCTTAAAGTGCCCCTCAAGGTTTCCCTGGGCAAAGGACGTAACTGGGCCGAAGCGCACGAATAG
- a CDS encoding YihY/virulence factor BrkB family protein yields the protein MPKKKALSFFGIIKALFKKYHRDHGNIMVSSISFYVLLTFIPFTLFSICVVGYIVDLKNPARQLETFVRSAIPAPYDTVIVKKILSELNIISVTKRLSGPLGLAFLFFFTTRLFAVIRPSFHLIFGQKTKSFLKRKWEEMLMTLLFTALQTFLFFGFVGSVMLQAKFVKALGGIMTRTPIVHLFSFFVTCVVFTFFYLLYYFLTPVRDKKLLLMSTIPGVVLWYGGKYFFKYFILTLGKYTAFFGAYGAFIAFLLWVYFSAFVFVVCAELLSVLSDSHNHERPAGYGFSGK from the coding sequence GTGCCAAAGAAAAAGGCCCTGTCGTTTTTCGGTATCATAAAAGCGCTCTTCAAAAAATATCATAGAGACCATGGCAATATCATGGTTTCATCGATCTCCTTTTACGTACTCCTTACCTTTATACCCTTTACACTCTTTTCCATTTGCGTCGTGGGCTACATAGTGGATCTCAAGAATCCTGCCAGGCAGCTTGAGACATTCGTGCGAAGCGCCATTCCCGCGCCCTATGATACGGTCATCGTAAAGAAAATTCTCAGCGAACTGAATATCATCTCTGTGACAAAGAGGCTCTCCGGTCCTCTTGGCCTGGCCTTCCTTTTCTTCTTTACCACGAGGCTTTTTGCCGTTATTCGCCCCTCATTTCATCTCATATTCGGTCAAAAAACAAAGAGTTTTCTCAAGAGGAAATGGGAGGAGATGCTCATGACACTCCTGTTCACCGCACTTCAGACTTTCCTCTTTTTCGGTTTTGTCGGCTCGGTCATGCTCCAGGCAAAGTTTGTGAAAGCCCTGGGGGGGATTATGACGAGAACGCCGATAGTCCATCTTTTTTCGTTCTTCGTCACCTGTGTTGTTTTTACATTCTTCTACCTGCTCTATTACTTCCTCACGCCCGTACGGGACAAGAAACTGTTGCTCATGTCTACCATCCCCGGCGTGGTCCTCTGGTATGGAGGTAAGTACTTTTTCAAATATTTCATTCTCACCCTTGGAAAGTATACCGCTTTTTTTGGCGCCTACGGCGCCTTTATCGCGTTCCTTCTCTGGGTCTATTTTTCGGCTTTTGTTTTTGTGGTCTGTGCCGAACTGCTCTCGGTTCTGTCCGACTCGCATAATCATGAACGCCCGGCCGGGTACGGATTTTCCGGTAAATAG
- a CDS encoding nitroreductase family protein, whose amino-acid sequence MVYTESVVAIIKKRFSCRSYVEEALQPHERDLLAELLSQSTTGPLGTRTRFALAAATGEDWSTLKGLGTYGFIRGAAGFIIGAVGPGGKNMEDYGYLMERAVLFATDMGLGTCWLGGTFSKSGFSRKISPEPDELIPAVVAVGHMANRRRWFDSFIRRRAGSDNRLPWAAVFFDEDFQTPLSQEEAGAYATPLEMVRLGPSASNKQPWRIIKKGRVWHFYVQRSKGYGYRNMALMRLADLQRLDLGIAMCHFELSVLETGMSGVWSVLEPGIEKPDNLTEYVVSWNAQI is encoded by the coding sequence ATGGTATATACTGAGTCTGTAGTCGCGATCATCAAGAAGCGTTTCTCCTGTCGCAGCTATGTCGAAGAAGCCTTACAACCACACGAGAGGGACCTCCTCGCTGAACTCTTGTCTCAATCAACCACAGGACCGCTGGGAACGCGAACGCGGTTTGCGTTGGCAGCGGCCACCGGAGAGGACTGGAGCACGCTCAAAGGCCTCGGGACATACGGGTTTATCAGGGGCGCCGCCGGTTTTATCATTGGCGCCGTGGGCCCCGGCGGGAAGAACATGGAGGATTATGGATACCTGATGGAACGGGCCGTTCTCTTCGCTACCGACATGGGGCTCGGCACATGCTGGTTGGGAGGCACCTTCAGTAAAAGCGGTTTTTCCCGAAAGATTTCTCCTGAGCCGGATGAGCTTATACCGGCTGTGGTGGCGGTAGGCCATATGGCGAACAGGCGACGCTGGTTCGATTCCTTCATCCGTCGGCGGGCGGGGTCTGATAACCGTCTGCCCTGGGCTGCCGTCTTTTTCGACGAGGATTTTCAGACGCCTTTATCACAAGAGGAGGCGGGCGCGTACGCTACGCCGCTGGAAATGGTGCGCCTGGGACCGTCGGCCTCAAATAAACAACCCTGGAGGATTATAAAAAAGGGTCGTGTGTGGCACTTCTATGTGCAGCGATCCAAGGGCTACGGCTATCGGAACATGGCGCTTATGCGTCTCGCCGATTTGCAGCGCCTTGACCTCGGTATCGCCATGTGTCACTTCGAGCTTTCTGTCCTTGAGACGGGCATGTCCGGAGTGTGGTCAGTCCTCGAACCGGGGATCGAGAAACCCGACAACCTGACCGAGTATGTCGTAAGCTGGAATGCGCAAATATGA